One genomic segment of Trichocoleus sp. includes these proteins:
- the accD gene encoding acetyl-CoA carboxylase, carboxyltransferase subunit beta, with protein sequence MSLFDWFANRRKEGATNTERQEREIADGLWSKCSECGVLTYTKDLRANQMVCAECGEHVRIFSDERISQLIDPGTWKPLDEHLMPTDPLKFRDRKSYGDRLRETQDKIGLSDAVQTGLGQMESLPVGLGVMDFRFMGGSMGSVVGEKLTRMIERSTRERLPVIIVCASGGARMQEGMLSLMQMAKISAALERHRESSLLYIPVLTHPTTGGVTASFAMLGDIILAEPKATIGFAGRRVVEQTLREKLPDDFQTSEYLLTHGFVDAIVPRTQLKKTLAQLIRLHQPHTPLTPTHAPHFVHVPDVLPFKTVTPD encoded by the coding sequence ATGTCCCTATTTGATTGGTTTGCTAATCGGCGGAAAGAAGGTGCGACGAATACAGAACGGCAGGAACGAGAAATTGCCGATGGACTCTGGAGTAAATGTTCGGAGTGCGGTGTTCTGACCTACACCAAAGACCTGCGTGCGAATCAGATGGTTTGCGCTGAGTGTGGTGAGCATGTGCGGATTTTTAGCGATGAGCGAATTTCGCAACTCATTGATCCCGGCACCTGGAAGCCGCTTGACGAGCACTTAATGCCGACTGATCCGCTTAAGTTTCGGGATCGCAAATCCTATGGCGATCGGCTGAGAGAAACGCAAGACAAGATTGGTCTGAGCGATGCCGTCCAAACTGGTTTAGGGCAAATGGAAAGCCTGCCTGTGGGGTTGGGCGTGATGGACTTCCGCTTTATGGGCGGCAGCATGGGATCAGTAGTCGGCGAAAAACTGACTCGGATGATTGAACGATCGACCCGCGAACGGCTGCCTGTGATTATTGTCTGTGCTTCGGGCGGCGCGCGAATGCAGGAAGGAATGCTCAGCCTGATGCAAATGGCAAAAATTTCGGCAGCGCTAGAGCGTCATCGAGAATCAAGTCTGCTCTATATTCCGGTACTGACCCATCCGACGACCGGGGGCGTGACGGCAAGTTTCGCGATGCTCGGAGATATTATTCTGGCAGAACCGAAAGCGACGATCGGCTTTGCAGGCAGAAGAGTGGTGGAACAAACCCTTCGCGAAAAGCTGCCCGACGACTTCCAGACCTCTGAGTATTTGCTGACGCATGGCTTTGTCGATGCGATCGTGCCTAGAACGCAGCTCAAGAAAACCCTGGCGCAATTAATCCGCCTGCATCAGCCTCATACGCCGCTCACCCCCACTCATGCCCCTCATTTTGTTCATGTGCCCGATGTCTTGCCGTTTAAAACGGTGACACCGGACTAA
- a CDS encoding DUF305 domain-containing protein — protein sequence MKTKTLVVTAVAGVGLLASGILIQGAMNREVNRPTNVAMNHSMHQEGQQGEMMHGMQVNSELEYLSEMIPHHQEAIDGAKLILERSDRPEMKQFAQDIIEVQTREINQMQTWLKDWYPGQSASPTYSPMMRDMAQLQGDALDRAFLEDMVMHHEGAVMMSQMLLNRNLVEHQAVRPFAEAIATTQQQEISQMQTWLKSWFGVAETMPEMHHGMH from the coding sequence ATGAAGACAAAAACACTTGTAGTCACAGCAGTTGCAGGTGTTGGGTTGCTTGCATCTGGCATTCTGATCCAGGGTGCAATGAACCGGGAAGTAAACCGCCCAACGAATGTTGCCATGAATCATTCGATGCATCAGGAAGGGCAGCAGGGAGAAATGATGCATGGGATGCAAGTTAACAGTGAATTGGAATACCTGAGCGAAATGATCCCGCATCATCAAGAAGCGATCGACGGCGCAAAGCTGATCTTAGAGCGCAGCGATCGACCGGAAATGAAGCAGTTTGCTCAAGACATCATTGAGGTGCAGACTCGCGAAATCAACCAAATGCAGACCTGGCTGAAAGACTGGTATCCAGGACAGTCTGCCTCACCCACCTACTCCCCGATGATGCGTGACATGGCTCAGCTTCAGGGGGATGCCCTCGATCGTGCCTTTCTCGAAGACATGGTGATGCATCACGAGGGAGCCGTGATGATGTCCCAAATGCTGCTCAACCGCAACTTAGTCGAGCATCAAGCCGTGCGTCCTTTTGCAGAAGCGATTGCCACCACACAGCAACAGGAGATTAGCCAGATGCAGACCTGGCTGAAAAGCTGGTTTGGCGTTGCCGAAACAATGCCCGAAATGCATCACGGGATGCACTAA
- a CDS encoding heavy-metal-associated domain-containing protein: protein MTLQLTVPDMACSACVNTITQAVTAIDPTAQVAADPKTKQVNIETQAAETEVKNAIVAAGYTIG from the coding sequence ATGACTTTACAACTGACTGTTCCTGATATGGCTTGTTCTGCTTGTGTGAACACAATTACGCAAGCCGTGACTGCGATCGATCCCACTGCTCAAGTCGCAGCAGATCCTAAAACCAAGCAGGTCAACATCGAAACGCAAGCCGCCGAAACTGAAGTTAAAAACGCAATTGTGGCTGCCGGATACACGATCGGCTAG
- the pgm gene encoding phosphoglucomutase (alpha-D-glucose-1,6-bisphosphate-dependent) translates to MQTVDPKISPLAGQPAPADKLMDVAQLLDQYYTVHPDPENPLQQVSFGTSGHRGSAANGTFNEDHILAVSQAVIEYRKSQGIDGPLYMGMDSHALSAPAQKSALEVLAAHGVEVYIAAGEGNAQFTPTPVISHAILAYNKDRTSGLADGIIITPSHNPPADGGFKYNPPTGGPAEPEATKWIQNRANELIVGKNCDVQRISYESALKASTTHRYDYITPYVNDLENIIDIEVIRSAGLRIGADPLGGSNVAYWEPIAARYGLNITLINPNVDPTFRFMTLDWDGKIRMDCSSPYAMASLVKLKDDYDIAFGNDTDSDRHGIVTPSVGLMNPNHFLAVAIRYLFTQRSGWSANSAIGKTLVSSSMIDRVGKEIGRQVCEVPVGFKWFVSGLLDGSFGFGGEESAGASFLRKDGTVWTTDKDGIIMDLLAAEITAKTGKDPGQHYQELTERLGKSYYTRIDSPATPEQKARLSKLSPDDVKADSMAGEAIVAKMTKAPGNNAAIGGLKVTTENGWFAARPSGTENVYKLYAESLKSQEHLNLILQEAEQIVSDAL, encoded by the coding sequence ATGCAAACTGTGGACCCCAAAATCAGCCCCCTTGCGGGACAGCCAGCCCCCGCCGACAAACTGATGGATGTCGCTCAATTGCTGGATCAGTATTACACTGTTCATCCCGATCCAGAAAATCCTTTGCAGCAAGTAAGTTTTGGCACATCAGGACACCGAGGCTCCGCTGCCAATGGAACGTTCAACGAGGATCATATTCTGGCAGTTTCCCAGGCGGTAATTGAGTATCGCAAGAGCCAGGGAATCGACGGTCCGCTTTATATGGGAATGGACAGCCACGCGCTCTCGGCTCCGGCACAGAAGTCGGCGTTGGAAGTGTTAGCGGCTCATGGTGTTGAGGTTTATATCGCTGCGGGAGAAGGCAACGCCCAATTTACGCCTACTCCAGTTATCTCTCATGCCATTCTTGCCTATAACAAAGACAGAACCAGCGGTCTAGCAGATGGCATTATCATCACGCCTTCGCACAACCCCCCAGCAGATGGTGGGTTCAAATATAATCCGCCGACTGGAGGTCCTGCAGAACCGGAAGCAACGAAGTGGATTCAAAATCGGGCAAATGAACTGATAGTGGGCAAAAACTGCGATGTGCAGCGGATATCTTATGAATCTGCCCTGAAAGCCAGCACCACTCACCGCTACGACTACATCACCCCTTACGTGAATGATCTGGAAAACATCATTGATATTGAGGTGATTCGATCGGCAGGGCTGAGAATTGGGGCAGATCCGCTGGGTGGCTCAAATGTTGCCTATTGGGAACCGATCGCCGCTCGGTATGGGCTAAACATCACTTTGATTAACCCCAATGTTGATCCCACGTTCCGCTTTATGACGCTGGACTGGGACGGCAAAATTCGGATGGACTGCTCTTCGCCTTATGCCATGGCAAGTCTGGTGAAGCTGAAAGATGATTATGATATTGCGTTTGGCAACGATACCGACTCCGATCGTCATGGAATTGTGACACCGAGCGTCGGCTTAATGAACCCAAATCATTTTCTGGCAGTGGCAATTCGCTATCTGTTCACGCAGCGGAGTGGCTGGTCTGCGAATAGTGCGATCGGTAAAACGCTGGTCAGCAGCAGCATGATCGATCGAGTCGGCAAGGAGATTGGGCGGCAGGTTTGTGAAGTGCCCGTCGGTTTTAAGTGGTTTGTCTCTGGCTTGTTGGATGGCTCCTTTGGGTTTGGTGGCGAGGAAAGTGCAGGCGCGTCATTTTTGCGGAAGGATGGCACTGTTTGGACAACCGACAAAGACGGTATCATCATGGATCTGTTAGCGGCTGAAATTACGGCAAAAACTGGCAAAGATCCCGGACAGCACTATCAGGAACTAACCGAAAGATTGGGCAAGTCTTACTATACCCGCATCGATTCTCCGGCAACACCAGAACAAAAAGCCCGCCTCAGCAAACTGTCTCCTGATGACGTAAAAGCAGACTCAATGGCAGGGGAAGCGATCGTTGCCAAAATGACCAAAGCTCCCGGCAATAATGCAGCGATCGGTGGCTTGAAAGTGACGACTGAAAATGGCTGGTTTGCGGCTCGTCCTTCGGGTACTGAGAATGTCTACAAACTCTATGCTGAAAGTCTCAAGAGTCAGGAGCATTTGAATTTGATTCTGCAAGAGGCAGAGCAGATTGTAAGTGATGCGTTGTAG